ACAGACCACGCGCCATGATCCAGTCCCCAATCCTCGGTCGCCTTCGCGCCCAGATCGGAAGCCAGTGGCCCGGCGATGGCAGGGCATCCAGGCGCCTCATAGCGCACCTCGAACAGCTCCTGGGGGAAGCCTCCGAAGTCGTGGATGGTTCCCGGCCTCTCCGAAGCCTGCACAAAGGTGCCGCGCGTCCACCAGTGGGCGGACACCACCGCGACCGCCCGGATGGGAAGCTCCGCCAATCCAGGCGCCATCGCAGCCAGCGACCGCGACCAGGAATTGTCTTCGATGGCGTTCATGGGACTGCCGTGCCCCAGACTCAGAACCGGTAGACGAAAGGTCATGCCCTCAATCTACCCGGAAGCGACCTCACAGACCCGCGATGGCGGCGAGCTCTTCCAGGGCGCACGCGCCGGCTTCGGCCCATGCTTGACGATTTCCGTCACGTTCCCAGGCGAAGTTCAATCCGGAGCTCGCGTTGACCAGGTGGATCCAAGGGTCGGATCCTCCGGCGCGCAAGCGGCGCACCACCTCGTCGATGCCGCCGCCCTGCCCACCGGCCACTCCCGGCACCGAAACGCCCGGGATCAGAAACGAGGATTGGCGTCCTTCGCGGACAAACCAAGCGGCGATGGATTCCAGTTCCTGCGGGGCGGTGGCTCCCACCACGAAGCCCATCTTCTCCGCACCCGCCCAGGAAAGGGCCTTGCGCGCCACATGCAGGTACAACGGCTCGCCGTCGATCATCAGATCCTGGAAATCGCGCGCCCCGGGATTGGAGGTGCGCAGCAAGAGGTACGCGGCGGCTTCCGGGGAGGTCAGAAACGGCTCCACCGAATCGCGACCCATGTACGGCGCAACCGTCACGGCGCTGGCACAAAACGGGCCAAAGGCCGCTTGCGCGTAGGCCCCCGAGGATTTCCCGATGTCGCCGCGCTTGGCATCCAACACCACGAACACCCCGGCCTCGCGCCAGGCCGCGCAAACCTTTTGCAACGAATCCACCGCCTTGGGCCCCAATGCCTCGTAATAGGCGGCGTTGGGCTTGACCGCGGCGGGCATCACGCCCCGCTTGAGGCAGGCTTCCAAAAAGCCCAATCCGAACCGCTCCACGACCTGGTCCGGCGTCCCTTCGAGGGGGATCCTTTCCAAGATCGGGTCGATCCCGAAGCAGACATTGTTCCCTACCGCACGCGTGCGGGCGCCGATTTTCGCAGAGAGAGTGGCCATGAGAGTCAAAGGTAACCTTGCCAGCGAGGTCGCTCAGCGCCTAAAACCTAAGCCCCTGACCGTTGAGGTTCAATCCAAAATCCATCTCAACAATTCCTCCATTTCTCCCGTTTCCGTGCTCTTTTTGGCGTTGAGGTAATCTCATCGGATTTCTCCAGGGTCGAGTCCCGGAAACCTCTCCACAGATGGTATCGTGAAGAGATGGACTCCGGCTCGACGCCCGACATCTTCGGCTACCTCGATTATCGGACCTTTCTGCGCGACCACTACCTGGCCCGCAAGGAGGCCGACCGATTTTTCTCGTATCGGCAAATGGCTCTGCGCACCGGCGTGGACGCCGGTTGGATCGCGAAGGTCCTCCAAGGCCACGAACATCTTTCCCAACGCACCTTGGAGCCGTTTTGCCGGCTCTGCAAGTTGGGCGAGCGAGAGTCCACCTACTTCGGGGCCTTGGTTGCCTTCGGAAAAGCCAAGGATACCGCCGAACGCGCCGAGGCCTTCGAGCGGGTGATGAGCCTCAAGTCGCCGCAGCGCAAAACCTTGGGCGAGCGCCAACTGGCCTACTACAGCCGATGGTACCACGCCCCAATCCGCTCTCTGCTGGCCATGCTCGGAACAAAGGCCGCACCGGAGCGGATCTCCCGAATGCTGCGTCCCGCCGTGAGTGTTTCCGAGGTCGCCGCCTCCATCGCGCTCCTGGAAGAACTCGGCTTGGTCAAACGCAAAGCCAAGGGCTGGGAGCTGATGGACGCCTTCGTGGCAAGTCCGCCGGAAGGAGCCAAAGCCGCCGTGCGAGGTTACCAGGCGCAGATGATGGATCTGGCCAAGGAAGCCCTGGAACGGCACGATCCGGATCGACGCGACATCTCCAGTCTCACGCTGAGTTTCGATCAGGAAGACATGCCCCTGGTGCGCGAGCGGTTGGCCGCCGTGCGCGACAGCCTGATCCAGCTTTCGGCGGAAGCCCGCAAGCCGGATGTGGTCTACCAGGTGAACCTGCAGACCTTCCCGTTGTCAGATTTTGACGGAGGCGCGACATGACGCGCCGGACAACCATCGCGATGGCGGCCGCCACGTTCGGACTCTGGTCCTGCGGCTCGGACGATCGCCTCGCGGGAGGCACCGGATCGGAGACCACCAACACCATCCAGGTGTCGGTGGTGGACGCACAGAACAGGCCGATCGCCAACGCCCGCGTGATGACCCGCTCCGACGACGACACCTCCACCAGCGCGCCCTCGGAAGTGCGCACGGACGAATCCGGAGTGGTGCGTCTGGGGGAATCGGCGCAGCTCGCCTGGATCGAAGTGCGCTCCGGCGACAGCGCTGGCGCCTTCCAAAGCCTTCCCAGCGGCACGGCGCGCTCGGCGAAAGTGGTGGTGTCGCCCCTTTCCGAACTGGTCGTTTCCGGATTGCGCCCTGGCGCGAGCGCCTCGCTGCCCGGCCTGGGTCGCAGATTGCAGGCGGGAGCCGACGGCACGATCCGCTTCCGAGGTCTGCCACCCGGCGCGGCACGTATCCGCTGCGAAGGCTTCGACGGCCCGGTGGCGCTCCCCGTCGGCGCCCAGGGCAAGATTCTGATCTCCGGCACATCGATCGAAACGATCTGGCCCGCCGATGGATCGATGGATTCCCTGGCGCTTCGGCGATTCCTGGACCTTTCCGGACTGGCGCACATCCCGACAGATTCCGTCACTTCTTCGATCCGCGGTCGGCGCGCGCGCCTGGACCTCGCCGGACTGGGATTGCAGGAGATCCACCCCGCACTGGGATCCCTGAACTTCCTCCTGGAACTGGACCTGTCCCGCAACCGGCTCCGGAGGCTGCCTGGGAACATCGGAGCCCTGAAGTCCATCGATGTGCTGGACCTGTCGCGCAATCCGCTGGACTCGCTTCCCGGTGCCGTGCGGGGCATGGACTCCCTGCGGATCCTGGATCTCGATTCGTGCGATTTGGCCAAGCTCCCGGATTGGCTCGGGGAGCTTGGCCGACTCTGGTACCTGGGACTGAGCTCCAACCAACTGGATTCCCTGCCACGGAGTCTGATCCAGCTCCGGCGACTGGGCATCCTGGGCATCTTCCAAAATCGCATCCAAGCCCTTCCCGACGGCTTCCACCATTTGGATTCGTTGGACCAGTTGTGGGCCGAAACCAATCTCCTGACCGCGCTCCCCGATTCCTTCGTACGTCTACCGTCGCTTCGCATCCTGCAACTGGACAAGAACCCGCTGACGGCACTGCCCGATTCCCTGGGCAGCATGGCCTCCCTTACCGACCTGCGCCTGTCCAGCTCCACGCTTTCCCGTCTGCCCGCCTCGATGGCCCGCCTGCCCCTCACGCACCTGGAGATCTACGGGCTTTCGCTGTGCCCGATGGATCCGCCCCTGGCCGCCAAACTCGATTCGCTCGCCGGCGCCAGCTGGCGAGAGAACATCCGAACCAATTGCCCTTAAGAGAAGAAACGAGGAGATTCCCATGAACACCCGGATTTTCCACCGCGCCGCACGCGCGACCTGCGCGACCCTCGCCGTGTCCTCGCTGGCCCTCCACGCCTGGACCGGCCCCTTGCCCAGCCTTCCCGTGGCCATGAACATCCAGGGTGCGAGCTACTGGGATCGCGTCCCTTATCTGGACCCCATGCTCGGTTCCGGCGCATGGATCGCCTACCACGAAGGCGGCCCATGGGACGACCAGACCGCCGACAGCCTGGCGATCCGGCCCGATGGCTGGCCCACACGCTCCCCGCAGATGGTGGGATCGGTCCGCACCAAGATGAAGACCATGGTCAACAATTGTCGCGCGGGGGATTACACGCTGACCTACCAGGGCAAGGGGAAGCTCACCTGGAACGGCGGGTCCTCCGAACGCTCCGCCGCTTCCGGAAAGGTGATCCGCTTCGACGGAAGCTGCGAGCACGCCTGGATGACGGTGGACTCCTCCGATGCGGCCGACCCCATCCGCGATCTGCACCTGACCCCGGTCGAATACGCCTCCACTCCCGGCGGCGCGCCCCTGTTCGATCCCGACTTCGTGCGCGGACTGAAGGCGTTCCACGCGCTGCGCTTCATGGACTGGACCGCCACCAACGGCTCGCGCCAGGTGAAGTGGTCGGACCGCCCCGTGCCCGGATACCGCACTTTCGGCGAAGGCAAGGGCATGCCATGGGAACACGCCATCGCGCTTTCCAACCAGTTGGGCGCGCACGCCTGGATCTGCACTCCCCACGCGGCTGACGACGACTACTTGCAAAAGTTGGCCGTGCTGTTTCGCGACAGCTTGCGACAAGATCTGCACACCTACGTGGAATACTCCAACGAGGTGTGGAACTGGGGATTCGACCAGGCGCACTGGGTGGGCCAGAACGGCATGGACGTGGCGTGGGACACCAAGGTCCACGGCCTCCTCGCCGCCGACCCCATCCGCGACAACTTGAAGAAGGTGGGCCTTCGCGTCTGTGGCGATACCGCCAGCTACTGCCATCCGGAAAAGGACGCATGGATGATGGGCCGACTGTTCCGGATCTGGGAACCCGTGTGGGCTTCGCAGCGCTCGCGGTTGGTGACCGTGGCCACCGGCCAGCACGCGTGGACCGGCAACTCCGAGCGCATCCTCAGCTACCTGATCGACACCATGAAGATCCGTCCCGATGCCTTTTCCGTGGCCGGATACATGGGCTTCGAAATCGGCGAAGGCGACCCGATTCCCCAATCGGTGATTCCGCGCGCCCATGATTCGCTCCTCAACAACTACTTCCACGACCGTTGGATGAAGAAGCCCGACACGGTCAAGGCATCGGACGTTGTGAAGGCCATCGGGATCGGCTTCACCTACACCACCCGTCTCTGGACCCTGGAAACGGTGCGGATCCTCAAGTCCTTCAAGATCGGCAAATTCCTGGTCTACGAAGGCGGGCAGCACGCCCAACCGCACAACCAGGGCGACTGGCCCTACAACCAGGCCGTGTGGGACGCCCAAATCGATCCGGGCATTTACGATCTCTATTTGAAAAACCTCCAGCTGCACGATTCGGTGGACTGCGCCCTGTATGCGGCCTTCTCATACGTGGGCGGACGGGAAAGCAAATACGGATCGTGGGGGCATCTGGAAACCTACGCGCAATCGGCCCTGACGGGCGACGCGCTGCGCAAGGCCGCCCCCAAATACGCGGCGCTGCTGGACGCCAACGAACCCAAATCCGGCGTGTCCCTCCGCTCGGTGGCCCGCGCCGGCATCCTCTCGCCGCGGCCCACCACCGCCATGGTGGTGGATGGTCGAATGCAGGGCTGGACCGGTGCCGTCGAGGTGCGAACGCTGGATGGACGGAAATTGTACACGGGCGACACGCGGGCCATGCCTAAATTGCGCGACGGCATGGTGGTGGCGAAGACGCCGGTGCCGTAGCGGAACCATTCGCCGGTTCGTGGACACATCCATGAACCGGCGAACGCCCCCTATTTCACCTCGATCACCACCGCGTTGCCTTCGCGCGACACCACGTTCAGGGTGTTGCGGTCCTTGTTGATCTTGCGCCCATCCACGGCCTGACAGAAATCGGCCATCGTGCCGCGCCAGACCACGTCCATCGTCAGGACCTTGTCGGCGAACCGGGTCGTTTCCGCAGACACCGCCTGGGAGCGGATGTCTTCTTCCACGATCTGGGAGGAGGCGAAATTGGGCACGGCCTTCACGGTCACCTTCAGGTGCATCCCGTTGTTGGCCTTGTTCTGCCAGGCCTTGACCAATTGATCGAGCATCCCGATTTTGGCCGCCTCCAGCGACTTCTTGGCCGCTTTCTCCAAGGCCTGCGTGCCCGCTGCGGAGGGATTGGGATGGGTCACCGCTTCGTCGGCGGTGGCGGTTGCCAGAATCTCGCGAGTCTGGACATCGATCGCCCTCAAAACCACGGTACCCGACACCGATTTCATCCCCGTGTTCTTGAAGTAGGGGTGGTCGGCCAAGTTCGCCTCCACCGACTGGGCCGTGCCCACGATCACCACTTCCGCACCCATCTCCTGGCCCAAAGCGGAGGCCACCTTGGCATCGCCATCCAGTGCCAGGGTCATCTCGCGGGCCCGTTCGGTGCGCATGGCGCCCGACGGATTCATCACCTTGAATTCTTTGTCTAAAAAGGCCTGGACCACCTGGTGTTCCACGGCACCATCCACGCGAGGCACTCCCAGCAGGGACTCCTTGACCAAAATGCTCACGCGAGGATTGCCCACAGCCGACCTCAAAATAGCCATCGCCAACAGGTCCTGACGGATCTGTGCCTTGGAGACCACCGCATCGATGGTCACTTCCCAGGCGCCGTCAGGTCCCTGTTCACGTTTCTTGACGTCAAACGACTTCACCGCGCCTTCCGCACGCGTGATCACCAGGTCTTTTTTGAGCTGGTAGTTCTCCAGTTCCGTCTGGCTCTGGATCACTTGCCCGATTCCCTTTTCCACCGCCGAGCGCTGCGCCGATCGCGTGGCCGCTTCGATGCTGGGACCAAATCCTGTCGCTTCCACGCGCACATCCACGGCGGCTTGGGCGAACAGGGCCCCTGCCAGCGCGAGCACCCCGATCCACAGGCTGCGGGCGTTCACTTGCGCAAGTCCTTGATCAAGCGGATGGTCAACAAGGCATCCGCCCCGCTGACCGGTGCGAGAGCCCCGAAGGATCCGTCACCGTTGGGATTCATCACATTGTGGTCCACCGCGTCGCAGATGGCGTTGAAGTACGGGCTCCCGGCCGAAACATCCGAAAAACGCGGCGGCGATCCGATATAGCGGGTGGCCAGCGTCTTGTCGCCCAAGGCCGCCATCAGGGCGTCTTCCGCCAGCAAGGCGAACTCGGCGCGATTGAGGGACTGGCTGGGACGGAAATTGCCATCCGCGCCCACCTGCAAGCCGCGCATCCCGAGCTTCACGGCATCCTGGATGAAATTCTTGGCCCAGTGGCCAGCCACATCCGGCGCCACCGCTTTGGCGGAATCCGTGGATTTCACATTGCGAGGGTCATCCGGCGCACGGAAGGCGGTGTCCGCCTTCTCGCCACGGGTGCGCGCCAGGATCCGGTCCAATTGGAGTTCGGCGATGTAGAGCACCGCGGCATCGGCGCGCGTCAATGTGTCCGCCAAGGCGATGCGCTTGCCCACTTTGGTGACAGGCCCGGCGCGTTCGATCTTCTGGAGTCTTGCCCATCCGGTGTTGGCCGCCTCGGTGAAGGCGCCATCGATCTCCAACACCTTGCGATAGGCCTCGCCGGCTTCCTTCAGGTGCAGCGCCATCTGCCGAACCTGGGCGCGTCGCAGCCAGGTTTCCGGATTCTTCTCGCCACGCTTGAGAGCCTTCTCGAATTCGTCTTCAGCGGACGAAAGCCATTCGTCGGAATCCTTGGCCCGGTTGGACTCGGCGATCACGATCGCGCGCGCCACGAATCCATCGGGAACATCGCGGGAAGCGCTCACAGCGGCATCGGCTTTCTTGGTGGCTTCGTCGAAATGCCCCTCCCGCGCTTCCACGATGGCCAATCCCGCCAACGCCGCCGGGTATTTCGCGTTCAGCTCCAGTGCCAGACGAAATTCGTCACGGGCCCGGACCAGATCGCGCGACTCGATGTACTGCTTGCCTCGTTGGGCATGGACCTGCGCATCGTCCATCACGCCGCCCGCCTGCCGCTTGGGGCCGCAGCCACACAAGGCCAGGACGGTACAGCTCACGATCAAAATTGTTTGTCGTTGGTTCATGGTGATCGCTCCTCAATCCACGATGAAGACCACGCGGGCCTCGGAAAGGAATTTCAGGTTCTGGGCGGCACCCTTCAGGCTGAGCGCATCCTCCGCGCTCACCACCAGGTCTGTTTTGGAGGCACCGGATGCGGAAGCCGCCTTCAACACGCAGGGATTGTCGCCGATCCGGTCCTTGAGGGCGCGTGCGGCATCCAGCGATTTGGCGTAACCCGCCAGGCCATGTTTGGCGGCCCATGCCTGTTCCACATTGGCGGTGCCGTAGAGTTCTTTGCCGCCATTTTCCAGGATTCGCGGCGCCAACGCAGGGAGCACGCTCAAACCGCGGGCATCCACGATCAGTCCTGTGAACACGTTGGACTTCAGGCCTTGGGGGGCCTGGCCCTTGCCATCTTCTCCAAAACTCCACGATTGGATGCTGGGCTTGACGCCCACCGAAGCGGGCAACACGATCTCGCCGATGCCGTCCAACGGCAGTTGCACGAACATCTCGATGGTCAGATCATCCATGTAATGGGGGGCGCCGAACTGGAAGCCCTTCACGAAACCTTCCACCTTGGTGCGGACGTTGTCGTCGGAGCTCATCCCGTTGGCCACGGTGGTGGTGGACGTGATGGGAATCCCCTTCACCAATTCCAATGCTTGGCGCAGCGCCAACACCTGTGCCGTGCGGATCGCACCGGGCCGGGCGGCGGATTGGGGCTGCTTGGGATTGACTCCCCCGATCCCCTTGGCACAAACCACACGCTTGGTCCAGTCCACGCCTTCCGTGCAATCCTGCTCCGAAGCGGCTGTTGCACCGACCACCAGGGCCAGCGCGAGTGAGATCGCGGTTTTCATGCTTCCTCCGTTCGAAGGGGGGGTGTTGCAAAGGAGTCTACCCCAAATGACGGCCATCTTGCAAGGTTTCTGGCTGATCGGATTCATGAAACGTTCCTCCAAATTGCAGTTTCCGATGGATCGTTCCGTTGGGATCCATTGTCTTGTACATGTGGGATCTAGGTTTTCCCAACCCCTCCTGTCTGTGACGAAGATCACACTCAATCAACCTCGAGGTCCTGAAATCGCCACCATCGTCTTTTCCATCTTCGTTCTGGGCACCACCGCGGTTTACATCTGCTTTCTGCTGGTGTTGACCTGGGGACTGGTCCGGCTGCGCCGCCCGGTCCAATCCGGGGGCCTCCCGACAGTGACGGTGGTGATCCCGATGCACAACGAGGAATCCTGCGCTGGAGAGACCCTCAGAGCCATCCACCTGCAAGACTACAAAGGCCCTTGGGAGCTGGTCTGCGTGGACGACCGCTCCGACGACGCCACGGCGGAAATCGTGGAGGATTGGGCTCGCAAGGACTCCCGCATCCGTTTGGTGCAGGTGCCCCCCCAGGAACCGGCCGTTCCCAGCCCCAAAAAACGCGCCCTCGCCCGTGGTCTGGACACCGCCACCGGCGAAATCCTGATCACCACCGATGCCGATTGCCAGCCACCTCCCCATTGGGTGTCTTCGCTGGTGAGCTGTTTCACCGAAGACGTGGACGTGGTCCAAGGTCCCAAACATTGCCTCGGCGACGGCCGCGCCGTGCACCGCTACCAACGGCTGGAAATGCTCGCCTTCGTGGCTGCCGAGGCCGCGGGATTCTCCCTGGGCAAGCCTTTTTTGGCCTCCGCTCCTTCACTTGCCTACCGCGCCAACATCTACCGCAAATCCGGCGGCTTCCACGGAATGGAAGGCCTGGTGTCCGGCGACGACGACATGCTGGTGCACCGCATGATGGCTTCCGGAGGACGCGCCGCCTACGCGATGTTCCCCTCCATTTCCGTTCCCACCCACCCTGCCAATTCCTGGCGTCAGGCTCTGAACCAGCGCGCCCGCTGGGCTTCCAACGGGAGCCGCTACGACAACCCGCTCTACGTGGCCCTGTTGGCGGGCGTGTTCGCCTGGTGGTGCTGGCTTTTGCTGGGCTGGATCCCGTGGACACTGGACCTGATCCCCGGCACCCTTTGGTGGGGGGTGTGGCTGGCCAAAACTCCGTTCGACCTATTGTTCCTGGTCATCGCCGCCATCCGTTTCCGCAGGCTCGGCACGCTGGTGGACTACCTCTGGTGCCTGCCGTTGCAGGTGGGGATCTTCGTGTATTCGGCCATCGCAGGCCATTTGGGCTGGTTCCAATGGACGCGCGAGGCCGACGGGGGCTGATCGCCTTTTGGGTCGCCCCACAATTTCCTATGGGGCGACTAGTTTTTGGCCTTTCCAAGGGATTCTCCCACCGAGACCATCCCTGCTGTCCATTCTCGACACGAGAGGCCTCTCCCATGAAATCCGTTTTGCAACGCACCTTGGCCATTGCGGGACTCTCGATCCCCGCCTTCGCGCTCCAGATGCCCTTCGACGTTCCCACCGCCAGCATGGCCGATGTCAAGACCGTGTACGCGGTGGACATCTTCAAGAACGAGATGTCGTCGGCCAACCTCACCGTCGACACTGGTAATGTCCTGCAAGCGGACATCGTTTTCTCCTCGGACACGACTCACTTCCCGAATCCAGCCGGCACGGGCTCCTACATCCAGGGCTATACCGCCAACGTGGGAATTCTGATCCCCCTGAATTCCGCGTGGGGCGTTCGCGATCTTTCCAAGTTCGACAGCTTGACCTTCGAATGGGCATCGAATGGACCGATCCGAGATCAACTGACGGCTTCCTTTGGATCCCTCAAGTACAGTGATACGGCATCGAATACCGGCTTGGTCTATGAGGCAGTGAAGAGGCGAACGAACAAGGCCGACACCTTCTCATCAAGAAACCTCGACAATGCGCACGATTGGGTGACTTTCGCCTATCGACGCGCCGAATTCGCACTTCCAAGTTGGGTTGGCGGGACCACAGGCGCTGTCGAGAAATACCCTGCACGTTGGGCAACAGAATATGCCTCTCTCCCCAGTTTTGACACTGTTCTTGCCAATGTGAAAAACATCCAA
This DNA window, taken from Fibrobacterota bacterium, encodes the following:
- the pyrF gene encoding orotidine-5'-phosphate decarboxylase, which codes for MATLSAKIGARTRAVGNNVCFGIDPILERIPLEGTPDQVVERFGLGFLEACLKRGVMPAAVKPNAAYYEALGPKAVDSLQKVCAAWREAGVFVVLDAKRGDIGKSSGAYAQAAFGPFCASAVTVAPYMGRDSVEPFLTSPEAAAYLLLRTSNPGARDFQDLMIDGEPLYLHVARKALSWAGAEKMGFVVGATAPQELESIAAWFVREGRQSSFLIPGVSVPGVAGGQGGGIDEVVRRLRAGGSDPWIHLVNASSGLNFAWERDGNRQAWAEAGACALEELAAIAGL
- a CDS encoding TIGR02147 family protein — encoded protein: MDSGSTPDIFGYLDYRTFLRDHYLARKEADRFFSYRQMALRTGVDAGWIAKVLQGHEHLSQRTLEPFCRLCKLGERESTYFGALVAFGKAKDTAERAEAFERVMSLKSPQRKTLGERQLAYYSRWYHAPIRSLLAMLGTKAAPERISRMLRPAVSVSEVAASIALLEELGLVKRKAKGWELMDAFVASPPEGAKAAVRGYQAQMMDLAKEALERHDPDRRDISSLTLSFDQEDMPLVRERLAAVRDSLIQLSAEARKPDVVYQVNLQTFPLSDFDGGAT
- a CDS encoding S-layer homology domain-containing protein, translating into MNQRQTILIVSCTVLALCGCGPKRQAGGVMDDAQVHAQRGKQYIESRDLVRARDEFRLALELNAKYPAALAGLAIVEAREGHFDEATKKADAAVSASRDVPDGFVARAIVIAESNRAKDSDEWLSSAEDEFEKALKRGEKNPETWLRRAQVRQMALHLKEAGEAYRKVLEIDGAFTEAANTGWARLQKIERAGPVTKVGKRIALADTLTRADAAVLYIAELQLDRILARTRGEKADTAFRAPDDPRNVKSTDSAKAVAPDVAGHWAKNFIQDAVKLGMRGLQVGADGNFRPSQSLNRAEFALLAEDALMAALGDKTLATRYIGSPPRFSDVSAGSPYFNAICDAVDHNVMNPNGDGSFGALAPVSGADALLTIRLIKDLRK
- a CDS encoding glycosyltransferase, whose protein sequence is MTAILQGFWLIGFMKRSSKLQFPMDRSVGIHCLVHVGSRFSQPLLSVTKITLNQPRGPEIATIVFSIFVLGTTAVYICFLLVLTWGLVRLRRPVQSGGLPTVTVVIPMHNEESCAGETLRAIHLQDYKGPWELVCVDDRSDDATAEIVEDWARKDSRIRLVQVPPQEPAVPSPKKRALARGLDTATGEILITTDADCQPPPHWVSSLVSCFTEDVDVVQGPKHCLGDGRAVHRYQRLEMLAFVAAEAAGFSLGKPFLASAPSLAYRANIYRKSGGFHGMEGLVSGDDDMLVHRMMASGGRAAYAMFPSISVPTHPANSWRQALNQRARWASNGSRYDNPLYVALLAGVFAWWCWLLLGWIPWTLDLIPGTLWWGVWLAKTPFDLLFLVIAAIRFRRLGTLVDYLWCLPLQVGIFVYSAIAGHLGWFQWTREADGG